The sequence ATTTAGTGGTCGAATAGACCCAAATTAGGTACTGATTCAGGGAATAAGAGAAGGTTATCAAATGTTACGTCTTACACAGCTTAGCAATCATGCCATCGCCCTTTTGGGGCAGTTGGCTGAAAACCGTGCTGAATGTCGGTGCAGTGCTCGTGACTTGGCAGATAAATTGAACCTGCCGATGACCACCACAGCGAAGATTCTTAAGAGCCTCACCCGTGAGGGACTCTTAATTTCCCATCGGGGAACGCTGGGTGGTTACGAACTGGCTAAAACACCAACGGAAATCACGATTGCTGAAATTGTGGCTGCCCTAGAAGGCCCGATTCAGACTTGTCGAAAATCGGGTGTCGCCGGCGAATTTGTTCACCAGGCAATCGTCAGAGCCTTAGAGCAAATTTCACTCTATGAGATGGCAGCGCAGTTTTCACAGCAAGAAGTTAGAAACGAAGAGTCCCCAGAAGTTCTTGAGGAGGATAATACAAATGGCTAATTCAACAGCACTTACAATCAGCGAAAACAACATCGACAGCTACA is a genomic window of Deltaproteobacteria bacterium containing:
- a CDS encoding helix-turn-helix domain-containing protein; this translates as MLRLTQLSNHAIALLGQLAENRAECRCSARDLADKLNLPMTTTAKILKSLTREGLLISHRGTLGGYELAKTPTEITIAEIVAALEGPIQTCRKSGVAGEFVHQAIVRALEQISLYEMAAQFSQQEVRNEESPEVLEEDNTNG